From the Daphnia magna isolate NIES linkage group LG3, ASM2063170v1.1, whole genome shotgun sequence genome, one window contains:
- the LOC123470686 gene encoding secreted RxLR effector protein 161-like — MDQCDPINIPANPNRRLKPEMPPKTEEERHKMKKVPYRECIGSLMYLMVMTRPDIAFSINQAAAYVSDPGEEHWTAVNEILAYLRRTIHHGICYGDCPNSTLLGYTDADWAGELEKRKSSTGVLFLFNGGPVSYSSRRQRATALSTRDAEFYAVCEGAKESIWL; from the coding sequence ATGGACCAGTGCGACCCAATTAATATCCCAGCTAATCCAAACCGCCGACTCAAACCAGAGATGCCCCCTAAGACAGAAGAAGAACggcataaaatgaaaaaagtgccATATCGGGAATGTATCGGGTCGTTAATGTACTTAATGGTAATGACAAGACCAGACATTGCTTTTTCCATTAATCAAGCTGCAGCTTACGTCTCTGACCCGGGAGAAGAACATTGGACTGCAGTCAACGAAATCTTGGCCTACCTCAGACGAACCATTCATCACGGCATTTGCTATGGCGATTGCCCCAACTCGACTCTACTCGGCTACACAGACGCTGACTGGGCTGGTGAACtcgaaaaacgaaaatcaagcACTGGTGTCCTATTTCTCTTCAATGGTGGACCAGTATCATATAGCAGTAGACGTCAACGAGCAACAGCCTTATCTACCCGAGATGCTGAGTTCTACGCAGTATGTGAAGGCGCAAAAGAGTCCATCTGGCTATAA
- the LOC116918554 gene encoding uncharacterized protein LOC116918554 translates to MAEATKSGKTRAAVVAEVSDERFSLQEISLDEAKNDIASLNGWIERVDAKFTQECQRLNQEVQTAINRQDGTLATFDGRIRALEMEVRRLGVLLPQLELQIQQRQSTAIDTALKTIKEEMFNQRSDMTCSLQKIAAFEASKAMKRHKDDILIELRRNRVIEEEETPETGGDSSAETVKARSHHASGASIVNISCDTRDDLTAERDTLMGELMGAGHIVRTSKDKKERRVNTLKARSRYDRVAELTRKLAGISTAEERTSDRGQLDVALGEIAVLEQLAESPKGDPTPTTTTLVNRPALPLPVFSGNIAAWGSWQAAWATYDDDNTLTNEQKYQYLRGCLKGKAADAISYLQYGSNQYRKAMELLTERFGDQDRLKKHYLAELKAMANTRLSETSALSQWQKLHDGLANSVAALNSLGVDTSTHQSYLAPDLLAAFPRALVSRWRDRWEDDEPTFSKILKALQREIRLREEDETSATSGSGKPVLESAATTANNGNRGLACLFCQKIHLHHNCNQGSSAQRRATAEKEGRCLKCLARSHRTEHCISRIPCRHCGSTEHSPAVCVARPRGGGYAPAPAGNRGFSPQRAPKVVTIDTTTLTISTRSKTGVLPTFTAYLKGKAGDRVKIVGLIDSGSERTFVRQDTATRVGAEKIRAEYLAVNGFGDQNKAGKNHAVFGLRLAGLSQDAPEIKIEAIARKFLANAKKVTPTDFSKGLIGQGKDLADDRYITGQQGNQFDLIVGCDFIWSIMQHKTIPGANGLVACASKVGWLIFGTIDEKSKAEEQVLTAAVDVQKPMTDFKEFWSLEHMGITPQEKAEPAFLEAYQETILRADDGRYKVLFPIKIGHRRIESNRKIAMIRLQGLLGKTQLEDKLKYHEIFQQYIRDGFIEEADRGFNGDCTYLPHRPVIKVSAETTKIRPVFDGSAHMKERPSINDALEIGPNLNPEVLAVLLRFRQNRIAWTADITQAFLQVEIRSEHGQLIRFIWVDDPRKPQPKFIEYRWRRVPFGLSCSPFILKAVILKHLKGFEAIYPETVRQLQQQLYVDDWLGGETNVDEAEKRIREAITIFKAAKMELCKWTSNSAELIKRLPEVQFKETVTNVTAEGKSATKALGVIWDPASDKFRFDPAQVLRKAREIGDRPTKRKLFSLALKIFDPLGLIAPVTLVGKLIMQKVWLAGSGWDEPIPIEVIPHWKTFIDGITELRNTCQPRWSGDHEGRLHLFCDASNDAYSVVAYLQRIDGEDPVMLCSKTRVAPDPKKSVSIPRLELLSGLLAARLGSYVEKATETVIKRKLLWTDSAIAFWWMKGEAGRWKQFVYNRVTEIRQTVETEEMRHCPGLQNPTDVASRGATAAQLNAQKSWWTGPSWMGKEKEWPQSPSSATELQLQEVSVEEKTVEVTQSAISIEAKWYERFSSMRVMVRVLATMLRAIKKFKGKDSPESPAATVRHRGRKLKFPVLTTEETREATIELYKEAQATHYGAVVKSFKAGKTEVPHELRKLGLMWDSKDELIRCRGRHLNWMEYNKKAALILLPAEHIITKRLIEQTHLRLKHTGVKTMMGALRTDFWIPKMRQTVKKETSKCTRCQRMDSRHFDEIPAPLPLDRLQMSNPFTITGVDFAGPFPVESPANSGHKTKVFVCLFTCAVTRAVHLEVTTDQEISTFIFALRRFFARREYPRALYSDNAGTFTLAAKYLRAAYRDSRVFNTLVDLNIKWRFSPSLAPWWGGFWERMVQTVKRLLYKTYGGDCMEYDLFQTVLTEIEDTINTRPLTYVAEDDTEPLTPKQLVTGYRQQQHHPVDDEEREYSDRVTLTKRERLRRNLVAQWWKDFYTEYVMDLEQFHCPTPDSSPPPSSSLPAAASDVPARERSSHSRTSPPTARVILSGSDAVKPDKA, encoded by the exons atggCAGAAGCAACAAAGTCAGGCAAAACCCGAGCGGCAGTGGTCGCGGAGGTCTCTGACGAGCGCTTCTCGCTACAAGAAATATCATTGGACGAGGCGAAGAACGATATCGCCAGCCTAAACGGTTGGATCGAAAGAGTCGACGCCAAGTTCACGCAGGAATGTCAACGGTTGAACCAAGAAGTTCAGACCGCAATTAACAGACAAGACGGTACGTTGGCGACTTTCGATGGAAGGATACGAGCACTCGAGATGGAAGTTCGCCGTCTTGGCGTGTTACTTCCGCAACTAGAGTTGCAGATCCAACAGAGACAGTCAACGGCGATAGATACCGCATTAAAAACGATAAAAGAAGAGATGTTCAATCAAAGGTCGGACATGACGTGTTCTTTACAAAAAATAGCCGCATTCGAGGCCTCCAAAGCAATGAAAAGACACAAGGACGATATCCTTATTGAGCTGAGGAGGAACCGAGTGATAGAGGAAGAGGAGACCCCCGAAACGGGGGGAGACTCCTCGGCAGAGACGGTGAAGGCGAGAAGCCATCACGCAAGTGGCGCATCAATCGTAAACATCTCCTGTGATACCAGGGATGATTTGACGGCAGAAAGAGACACCCTGATGGGAGAACTGATGGGTGCTGGACATATCGTGAGAACGTCGAAAGATAAGAAAGAACGCCGAGTGAACACACTCAAGGCAAGGTCAAGATATGACCGAGTGGCGGAGCTGACACGGAAGCTAGCTGGAATCTCGACGGCGGAAGAAAGAACAAGTGACCGTGGGCAGCTAGACGTGGCGCTGGGTGAAATAGCGGTGCTGGAACAGTTGGCGGAGTCTCCGAAAGGAGACCCTACACCAACGACCACGACACTCGTGAACCGTCCAGCGCTACCCCTTCCGGTGTTTAGCGGAAATATTGCAGCGTGGGGGAGTTGGCAAGCCGCCTGGGCGACTTACGACGACGACAACACGCTGACAAATGAGCAAAAATATCAGTACCTTCGGGGCTGTTTGAAAGGAAAGGCGGCCGATGCGATTTCGTACCTGCAATACGGGTCGAATCAATATCGCAAGGCCATGGAATTGTTGACGGAAAGATTCGGAGACCAAGATAGGCTGAAAAAGCACTACTTGGCGGAACTCAAAGCGATGGCAAACACTCGACTGAGCGAGACTTCCGCTCTGTCGCAGTGGCAAAAACTCCATGACGGGCTGGCAAATAGCGTCGCGGCGCTGAACAGCCTAGGAGTAGATACAAGTACTCATCAATCCTATCTCGCCCCGGACCTACTGGCGGCCTTTCCAAGGGCGTTGGTTAGCCGGTGGAGGGACAGGTGGGAGGACGATGAGCCGACGTTCTCAAAGATCTTGAAGGCCCTGCAAAGGGAAATAAGACTTAGGGAAGAAGACGAGACGTCGGCGACAAGTGGTAGCGGGAAGCCCGTGCTAGAGTCGGCCGCTACCACGGCAAATAATGGAAACAGAGGCCTGGCATGCCTATTCTGCCAAAAGATACACTTGCATCATAACTGCAATCAAGGGTCGTCAGCTCAGAGAAGAGCGACGGCAGAAAAAGAAGGTCGGTGCCTGAAGTGTCTGGCCCGATCGCATCGGACGGAACATTGCATATCGCGAATTCCGTGCCGACACTGCGGGAGCACGGAACATAGCCCTGCCGTATGCGTGGCTAGACCACGGGGCGGCGGTTATGCGCCAGCTCCCGCAGGAAACAGAGGATTCTCCCCTCAAAGAGCTCCAAAGGTGGTGACGATAGACACCACCACGTTGACGATTTCTACAAGATCGAAGACGGGAGTACTGCCCACCTTCACGGCCTACCTTAAAGGGAAAGCCGGAGATCGGGTAAAGATAGTCGGATTAATTGACTCTGGGAGCGAGAGAACGTTTGTCCGCCAGGACACGGCGACCAGAGTCGGAGCGGAAAAGATAAGGGCTGAATACCTGGCGGTCAACGGGTTCGGAGACCAGAACAAGGCGGGCAAAAACCATGCCGTGTTCGGACTCAGACTCGCGGGACTTAGCCAGGATGCCCCAGAGATAAAGATCGAAGCGATTGCGAGGAAGTTTCTCGCAAACGCAAAGAAAGTCACCCCGACAGATTTCTCGAAAGGCCTGATAGGCCAGGGGAAGGACTTAGCCGATGACCGGTACATCACCGGTCAGCAAGGCAACCAGTTTGATCTCATCGTCGGCTGCGATTTCATCTGGTCGATAATGCAGCACAAGACCATCCCAGGCGCAAATGGGCTAGTCGCATGTGCAAGCAAAGTTGGCTGGCTGATCTTCGGTACGATAGATGAAAAAAGTAAAGCGGAAGAACAAGTGTTAACCGCAGCAGTAGACGTGCAGAAACCGATGACGGACTTCAAAGAATTTTGGAGTCTAGAGCATATGGGGATAACCCCACAAGAAAAGGCAGAACCCGCATTCTTGGAGGCCTATCAGGAGACGATTCTGCGGGCAGACGATGGGCGTTACAAGGTGTTGTTCCCCATCAAGATCGGCCATCGCAGAATTGAATCCAACCGGAAGATCGCAATGATACGGCTGCAAGGGCTGCTGGGCAAGACCCAACTGGAAGATAAGTTGAAATACCACGAGATATTTCAACAATATATCAGAGACGGATTCATCGAAGAAGCTGACCGAGGATTCAACGGTGACTGCACATACTTACCTCACCGACCGGTGATTAAAGTTAGTGCGGAAACCACGAAAATTCGGCCGGTGTTCGACGGATCAGCACATATGAAGGAAAGACCTAGCATCAACGATGCTCTAGAAATTGGGCCGAATCTAAACCCGGAAGTGTTGGCGGTCTTGTTGCGGTTCCGACAGAATCGGATAGCCTGGACCGCCGACATCACTCAGGCGTTTCTCCAAGTCGAGATCCGCTCGGAGCACGGGCAGTTGATAAGGTTCATCTGGGTCGATGATCCTAGAAAACCTCAGCCTAAATTCATCGAGTATCGATGGAGAAGAGTGCCGTTCGGGTTGTCTTGCAGCCCGTTCATACTCAAGGCTGTTATCCTCAAACACCTAAAAGGGTTTGAAGCGATATACCCCGAGACAGTGCGGCAGCTACAACAGCAGTTGTACGTCGACGACTGGCTAGGGGGGGAGACAAATGTTGATGAAGCGGAGAAACGTATTCGCGAAGCGATTACGATCTTCAAGGCCGCAAAGATGGAGTTGTGCAAGTGGACCTCCAACAGTGCAGAGTTGATTAAAAGACTGCCGGAGGTCCAGTTTAAAGAGACGGTCACGAACGTGACAGCAGAGGGCAAGTCAGCCACAAAAGCCTTAGGGGTGATCTGGGACCCCGCGTCGGACAAATTCAGGTTTGATCCGGCGCAGGTTCTCAGAAAAGCCCGCGAAATTGGTGACAGACCCACCAAACGGAAGCTTTTCAGCCTGGCACTGAAGATCTTTGACCCTTTGGGTCTCATCGCTCCGGTGACGTTGGTGGGGAAACTCATCATGCAAAAGGTGTGGTTGGCGGGCTCAGGATGGGATGAGCCCATTCCAATCGAGGTGATACCTCATTGGAAAACATTCATTGACGGAATAACAGAGCTGAGGAATACCTGTCAGCCCCGATGGTCGGGAGATCATGAAGGGAGACTTCATCTTTTCTGCGATGCAAGTAACGACGCCTATAGTGTGGTGGCGTACTTACAGAGAATCGATGGGGAAGACCCAGTGATGCTGTGCAGCAAAACGAGAGTAGCGCCGGACCCTAAGAAATCAGTCTCGATCCCGAGGCTGGAGCTTCTGAGTGGACTACTGGCTGCGAGGCTCGGGAGCTACGTCGAGAAAGCGACGGAAACAGTCATCAAGAGAAAACTTCTGTGGACCGACTCAGCGATAGCCTTCTGGTGGATGAAAGGCGAGGCTGGTCGGTGGAAGCAATTTGTTTACAATAGGGTGACAGAGATAAGACAGACAGTGGAAACTGAAGAAATGAGGCACTGCCCAGGGTTACAAAACCCGACGGACGTAGCATCCAGAGGGGCTACGGCAGCGCAGTTAAACGCACAAAAGAGTTGGTGGACTGGCCCATCTTGGATGGGGAAAGAGAAGGAATGGCCCCAGTCACCAAGCTCAGCGACCGAGCTCCAACTACAGGAGGTCTCGGTCGAAGAAAAGACAGTCGAAGTAACGCAATCCGCGATATCAATCGAAGCAAAGTGGTACGAAAGATTCAGCTCCATGCGAGTCATGGTAAGAGTCTTGGCCACGATGCTAAGAGCGATAAAAAAGTTCAAAGGCAAAGATAGTCCGGAAAGCCCGGCTGCAACGGTCAGACATCGGGGAAGGAAGTTGAAATTCCCCGTGTTGACAACAGAAGAGACGCGAGAGGCAACGATCGAGCTCTACAAAGAAGCCCAGGCGACTCACTACGGAGCAGTGGTGAAGAGCTTTAAAGCTGGGAAAACAGAAGTCCCACATGAGTTGAGGAAACTCGGCCTCATGTGGGACAGCAAAGACGAGTTAATCAGGTGTCGAGGCCGGCATCTAAATTGGATggaatacaataaaaaagcAGCGCTCATTCTGCTACCGGCCGAACACATCATAACAAAGAGACTGATTGAACAAACGCATCTTCGGTTGAAACATACCGGAGTGAAAACCATGATGGGGGCACTCAGAACGGATTTCTGGATTCCGAAGATGCGGCAGACCGTCAAAAAAGAGACAAGCAAGTGCACGAGATGCCAGAGAATGGACTCGAGACACTTCGATGAAATACCGGCGCCCCTACCGTTGGACCGTCTGCAAATGTCGAATCCGTTCACGATAACGGGGGTAGATTTCGCAGGCCCGTTCCCAGTAGAGTCGCCGGCAAATAGCGGTCACAAAACGAAAGTATTCGTGTGTCTCTTCACCTGCGCCGTAACAAGAGCTGTTCATCTCGAAGTTACGACCGACCAGGAGATTTCCACGTTTATCTTCGCGCTAAGACGATTCTTTGCACGGAGAGAGTACCCAAGGGCGCTCTACTCCGATAACGCAGGAACGTTTACGCTGGCCGCTAAGTACCTCAGAGCAGCGTACAGAGACAGCAGAGTGTTTAACACCCTGGTTGATCTCAACATAAAGTGGAGGTTCTCGCCGAGTTTGGCCCCTTGGTGGGGCGGATTCTGGGAGAGGATGGTGCAGACCGTTAAACGGCTGCTATATAAAACATACGGGGGCGATTGTATGGAATACGATCTATTCCAAACGGTGTTGACGGAGATCGAAGATACCATCAACACCAGACCGTTGACATACGTGGCAGAAGACGATACGGAGCCGCTAACACCCAAGCAATTGGTCACAGGCTACCGGCAACAGCAGCATCACCCGGTCGATGACGAGGAGAGAGAATACTCGGACCGGGTGACACtgacaaagagagagaggctCAGGAGAAACCTGGTCGCTCAATGGTGGAAAGATTTCTACACGGAATATGTGATGGATCTGGAACAGTTTCACTGTCCAACTCCAG ATTCCTCGCCGCCGCCTTCCTCAAGCTTGCCAGCCGCCGCCTCAGACGTGCCAGCCCGCGAAAGAAGCAGCCACTCGAGAACTTCTCCTCCAACCGCAAGAGTAATACTCAGCGGCAGTGACGCTGTTAAGCCCGATAAGGCTTAA